A window from Hoeflea sp. IMCC20628 encodes these proteins:
- a CDS encoding RNA methyltransferase: MRDKDLAGRGDRFIAEGRVVLQALVDAQADNKRFVLEKALILENRVDGLGDLLDRMDADCPIYVAGGKVLDAAVGFAMHRGILAVGRHVPPASFPEFLSGLPNQALLVVTCGISNHDNIGGIFRNAGVFGADGIVLDASCCDPLYRKAIRVSVGAALRVPFCRAGSIAEIVRTLSAYGFEVIGLSPHGTGSLAAFTPGGRVALLAGTEGEGLPADILDQVKTLRIEQAPGMDSLNVATASGIALWQAATRMGRAGGSAS, from the coding sequence ATGCGCGACAAGGATCTCGCCGGCCGCGGCGACCGGTTCATCGCCGAGGGCCGGGTTGTGCTTCAAGCGCTCGTCGATGCCCAAGCAGACAACAAACGCTTTGTGCTTGAGAAGGCGCTGATTCTAGAAAACCGGGTCGATGGCCTTGGCGACCTGCTTGACCGGATGGATGCTGATTGCCCGATATATGTGGCCGGAGGGAAAGTTCTGGACGCCGCAGTCGGCTTTGCAATGCATCGCGGCATTCTGGCCGTTGGCAGGCATGTTCCGCCTGCATCCTTCCCCGAATTCCTGTCTGGATTGCCAAACCAGGCGCTGCTGGTCGTGACATGCGGAATATCCAATCATGACAATATCGGCGGCATCTTCAGGAACGCCGGGGTTTTTGGCGCCGACGGCATCGTGCTTGATGCATCGTGCTGCGACCCCCTCTACCGCAAGGCTATCCGTGTTTCGGTCGGCGCGGCGCTGCGGGTTCCGTTCTGCCGTGCGGGATCAATCGCGGAGATTGTCAGGACCCTGTCAGCGTATGGCTTCGAGGTCATCGGCCTGTCGCCGCATGGCACCGGGTCGCTGGCAGCATTCACGCCTGGCGGCCGGGTGGCGCTGCTGGCTGGTACCGAAGGTGAGGGGCTGCCGGCCGACATACTTGATCAGGTGAAGACACTCAGGATCGAGCAGGCGCCCGGCATGGACAGTCTGAATGTGGCGACGGCCAGCGGTATTGCGCTCTGGCAGGCCGCTACGCGTATGGGGCGTGCCGGCGGATCTGCATCATAG